A genome region from Glutamicibacter arilaitensis Re117 includes the following:
- a CDS encoding DeoR/GlpR family DNA-binding transcription regulator: MSENFPTQRRRRILDRVRANGAVKVAQLAEEFGVSHMTVRRDLDRLVKDGELHKVHGGALLQESASAEEPGFQRKSTLQLPQKAAIARAAAQMVEPGMSISLTSGTTTYEVARLLRAVPGLTIVTNSPRIADLLQDAPAAGQTVQLTGGLRTVSDALVGPLATAALRTLHVDRCFMGVHGFSVQDGITTPNMLEVEVNRLFLERCDSRVVVADSSKWCLAGLYSSAPLHEIDTLVSDDGLDETAVEELRQHIENLKIEKVVES, from the coding sequence ATGAGCGAGAACTTCCCAACCCAGCGTCGACGGCGGATTCTGGATAGAGTTCGTGCCAACGGTGCCGTCAAGGTAGCCCAGTTGGCTGAGGAATTTGGCGTTTCGCACATGACAGTGCGCCGTGACCTGGACCGCCTGGTCAAGGACGGCGAATTGCATAAGGTCCACGGAGGCGCACTGCTCCAGGAATCTGCGTCTGCTGAAGAGCCGGGATTCCAGCGCAAGTCAACTCTGCAGTTGCCGCAGAAGGCGGCCATTGCCCGTGCGGCGGCGCAAATGGTTGAACCAGGAATGTCCATCTCCCTTACGTCGGGGACTACGACCTATGAGGTGGCCCGTCTGCTGCGGGCAGTCCCCGGCCTCACGATTGTGACCAACTCTCCGCGCATCGCCGACCTCCTACAAGATGCCCCGGCTGCAGGCCAGACCGTGCAGCTCACCGGTGGCCTGCGAACGGTATCCGACGCGTTGGTCGGTCCACTGGCCACTGCGGCCCTGCGGACACTGCACGTCGACCGATGCTTCATGGGGGTCCACGGGTTCAGCGTCCAGGACGGAATCACGACACCGAACATGCTCGAGGTGGAAGTCAATCGACTTTTCCTGGAACGCTGTGACAGCCGCGTGGTCGTCGCGGATTCCAGCAAATGGTGCTTGGCCGGTTTGTACTCCAGTGCTCCATTGCACGAAATCGACACACTCGTCAGCGACGACGGCTTGGACGAGACGGCCGTCGAGGAACTCCGCCAGCACATCGAGAACTTGAAAATTGAAAAGGTGGTCGAATCATGA
- the galT gene encoding galactose-1-phosphate uridylyltransferase yields MSVTGRIPSGLISHRVHHLADGREAIFFADANAIAPEPAPDARALDPRGEPGQLRYDRLTGDWVAVAAHRQSRTYLPPKEECPLCPSTQGRHSEIPAEDFHVVVFENRFPSLGPDLGRIPAAAPVQVPAPAYGRCEVVVFTPEHEGSFASLDDARARTVIDAWAQRTAALSAMEGIAQVFPFENRGQDIGVTLHHPHGQIYAYPYLTPTATKMAAQAVGHLEKTGRTLMGEILDFERKEGTRMVAAGEHFSVFVPFAARWPLEAHLVPHRHVPDFAALNEAEKDELAVMYRDLLRGFDALYETPTPYISAWHQAPVAGKEREASRLHLQLTSPRRAADKLKFLAGSEAAMGAFINDVPAEQTAARLREVMP; encoded by the coding sequence ATGAGCGTTACCGGCAGGATCCCTTCTGGCCTGATATCACACCGGGTCCATCACCTGGCCGATGGCCGCGAGGCGATCTTCTTCGCCGATGCCAATGCCATCGCCCCCGAACCGGCACCCGACGCCAGGGCGCTGGATCCGCGTGGGGAACCTGGACAGCTGCGCTACGACCGGTTGACCGGAGACTGGGTAGCCGTCGCGGCCCACCGGCAGTCGCGCACCTACCTTCCGCCCAAGGAAGAATGCCCGCTGTGCCCTAGTACCCAGGGCCGCCACAGCGAAATTCCGGCCGAGGATTTCCACGTGGTGGTTTTCGAGAACCGCTTCCCCTCGCTGGGACCGGATCTGGGCCGGATCCCGGCCGCTGCTCCGGTGCAGGTTCCTGCCCCGGCCTATGGCCGCTGCGAAGTCGTGGTGTTCACCCCGGAGCACGAGGGTTCCTTCGCCTCGCTGGATGATGCCCGGGCGCGCACCGTCATCGACGCGTGGGCGCAGCGTACCGCGGCCCTGTCGGCGATGGAAGGCATTGCCCAGGTGTTCCCATTCGAGAACCGAGGCCAGGATATCGGCGTGACCCTGCACCACCCGCACGGACAGATCTACGCCTACCCCTACCTGACCCCGACCGCCACCAAGATGGCCGCCCAAGCGGTGGGCCACCTGGAGAAGACCGGACGCACCCTGATGGGCGAGATCCTGGACTTCGAACGCAAGGAAGGTACGCGCATGGTTGCTGCCGGCGAGCACTTCTCCGTGTTCGTGCCCTTCGCTGCACGCTGGCCGTTGGAAGCGCACCTGGTGCCGCATCGCCACGTGCCGGACTTTGCCGCGCTCAATGAGGCGGAGAAAGACGAGCTGGCCGTGATGTACCGCGATCTGTTGCGCGGATTCGATGCCCTCTATGAGACTCCCACCCCGTACATTTCCGCCTGGCACCAGGCGCCGGTGGCAGGCAAGGAACGTGAAGCTTCCCGCCTGCACCTGCAGCTGACCAGCCCGCGCCGGGCCGCCGACAAGCTCAAGTTCCTGGCCGGCTCCGAAGCGGCCATGGGTGCATTCATCAACGACGTTCCAGCCGAGCAGACCGCGGCACGACTGCGCGAGGTCATGCCATGA
- a CDS encoding Gfo/Idh/MocA family protein, which translates to MSLALPQSVLPHPSTAPALNWGILGPGWIASQFATSLKELTKSKLAAIGSRTLARSEDFARTYGDDGTRAYGSYAQVLEDPAVDVLYIAVPHSGHAELALQAIAAGKHVLVEKPLSLNAQQSAQIVQAAKAAGVFAMEAMWSRLLPIGNVVSQVIASGMLGQIITVQADFGAKFPVDYESRIYDPALGGGALLDMGIYPIAFSAMVSPAKQLLHASGRLAKTGVDASFTAVLANEDGSTATVFSSIETESPQSAWIAGTEGTLELQRPICCGSGLVLRSADGNIVDSREFTETSPAAGLGWEAAHVAQCIADGLAESPVMPLAQSLAIAQTMDEIAARLRA; encoded by the coding sequence GTGAGCCTAGCGCTGCCCCAGTCCGTTCTGCCCCATCCTTCTACGGCGCCGGCGCTGAACTGGGGGATCCTGGGGCCAGGCTGGATCGCCTCGCAGTTCGCCACGTCGCTCAAGGAGCTGACCAAGAGCAAGCTTGCCGCCATCGGATCGCGCACCCTGGCACGCTCGGAGGATTTCGCCCGCACCTACGGGGATGATGGCACGCGCGCCTACGGCTCCTACGCCCAGGTGCTCGAAGACCCGGCAGTAGATGTGCTCTACATTGCGGTCCCGCACAGCGGGCATGCAGAACTTGCACTTCAGGCGATCGCGGCGGGCAAGCACGTGCTGGTGGAGAAGCCGTTGAGCCTGAACGCCCAGCAAAGTGCCCAGATCGTCCAGGCCGCCAAGGCCGCTGGGGTGTTTGCCATGGAAGCCATGTGGTCGCGCCTGCTGCCCATCGGCAATGTAGTTTCCCAGGTGATCGCCTCCGGGATGCTGGGGCAGATCATCACCGTGCAAGCCGACTTCGGCGCCAAGTTCCCGGTTGACTACGAGTCACGGATCTACGACCCGGCGCTGGGCGGCGGGGCCTTGCTGGATATGGGCATCTACCCCATCGCCTTCAGCGCCATGGTCTCCCCCGCCAAGCAGCTCCTGCATGCCTCGGGGCGCCTAGCCAAAACCGGCGTTGATGCGTCCTTCACCGCGGTCCTTGCCAATGAAGACGGTTCGACGGCCACCGTGTTCAGCAGCATCGAAACGGAATCGCCGCAGAGCGCATGGATTGCCGGAACCGAGGGAACCTTGGAACTGCAGCGTCCGATTTGCTGCGGATCAGGTTTGGTCCTGCGAAGTGCCGACGGGAATATCGTAGATAGCCGCGAGTTCACCGAAACTTCCCCTGCCGCAGGCCTGGGCTGGGAGGCGGCCCACGTGGCCCAGTGCATTGCCGATGGCCTGGCCGAGTCCCCGGTCATGCCATTGGCTCAGTCTCTGGCCATCGCGCAGACCATGGATGAGATCGCCGCACGGCTGCGCGCCTAG
- the galE gene encoding UDP-glucose 4-epimerase GalE translates to MSWLVTGGAGYIGSHVVRSLSAAGLDPVVVDSMASGVRGFVPDQVPFYQLNILQTEKLVEIMKRHDVSGVIHLAGYKYAGESVKHPLLAFEQNVTGTAHLLEAMESSRVHNMVFSSSAAVYGTPNEDLVTEATGTFPESPYGQSKLVGEWLIRDQGVAAGLKHTSLRYFNVVGSGSDELYDASPHNLFPLVFQALNAGKTPKIFGTDYGTADGTCVRDYVHVADLALAHVEAAKKLEADAPLEPVYNLGSGDGVSVRQIMDAVAKVTGIEFSALEEARRPGDPARIVADGTLAARDLDWKMRHSLEQMVHSAWKASARR, encoded by the coding sequence ATGAGTTGGCTAGTGACCGGCGGAGCCGGGTATATCGGATCGCATGTGGTTCGCTCGCTGTCCGCTGCGGGCCTTGACCCGGTGGTCGTGGACTCGATGGCCAGTGGCGTGCGCGGCTTCGTGCCCGATCAGGTTCCGTTCTACCAGCTGAACATCCTGCAGACCGAAAAGCTCGTGGAAATCATGAAGCGCCATGACGTTTCCGGGGTCATCCACCTGGCCGGCTACAAGTACGCGGGCGAATCGGTGAAGCACCCGTTGCTGGCCTTCGAGCAGAACGTCACGGGCACCGCGCATCTGCTGGAAGCCATGGAGAGCTCCCGCGTGCACAATATGGTCTTCTCTTCTTCGGCCGCCGTATACGGCACCCCGAATGAGGACCTGGTTACCGAAGCCACCGGCACCTTCCCCGAATCCCCGTACGGGCAGAGCAAGCTGGTGGGCGAATGGCTGATTCGTGATCAGGGCGTTGCCGCCGGGCTGAAGCACACCTCGCTGCGCTACTTCAATGTGGTCGGTTCGGGCAGCGACGAGCTCTACGACGCCAGCCCGCACAACCTGTTCCCGCTGGTCTTCCAGGCATTGAATGCGGGGAAGACTCCGAAGATCTTCGGCACCGACTACGGCACTGCCGATGGCACCTGCGTGCGCGATTATGTGCACGTGGCAGACCTCGCGCTGGCCCATGTCGAGGCCGCGAAGAAGCTTGAGGCGGATGCGCCGCTGGAGCCGGTCTACAACCTGGGTTCCGGCGATGGCGTTTCGGTGCGCCAGATCATGGACGCGGTGGCCAAGGTGACCGGCATCGAGTTCAGCGCCCTCGAAGAGGCCCGCCGCCCCGGGGATCCGGCGCGCATCGTTGCCGATGGCACATTGGCCGCCCGCGACCTGGACTGGAAGATGCGCCATAGCCTTGAGCAGATGGTGCACAGCGCGTGGAAGGCTTCGGCCCGCCGCTGA
- a CDS encoding carbohydrate ABC transporter permease — protein sequence MSTPTITRGTRRKRGPSPSRFELAPWLLLAPFLALFTLTFILPIIAAIQASFTRITRRGLFGEAGVHSEFAGFGNYAQALGDEAFVASIGRMIVFGIVQVPIMILLCTVLALLLESASAKWPAFFRAAYFLPYGVPGVIATILWSFLYVPGLSPIIDAASAVGLEVDFLGPQSILWSIANIVTWSYTGYNMLIVIAQLKAIPGEIYEAARLDGAGPLRVAWHIQLPLISPALVLTTVFSIIGTLQLFAEAQVLMSVAPAIDSQYTPNLSAYTTAFAYNDYNVAAAQSVLIALAAFALSFAFLRLTNRKSS from the coding sequence ATGAGCACGCCGACCATCACCCGAGGCACCCGGAGAAAACGTGGTCCCTCACCAAGCAGGTTTGAGCTCGCCCCGTGGCTGTTGCTCGCGCCTTTCCTCGCGCTCTTCACCCTGACTTTCATCTTGCCCATCATTGCAGCCATACAAGCCAGCTTCACCCGTATCACACGGCGCGGATTGTTCGGAGAAGCCGGCGTGCACAGCGAATTCGCTGGATTCGGCAATTACGCGCAAGCCCTGGGAGACGAAGCCTTCGTTGCTTCGATTGGCCGCATGATCGTGTTCGGCATCGTGCAGGTTCCCATCATGATCCTTCTTTGCACGGTCCTGGCTCTGCTGCTTGAGTCGGCGAGCGCCAAATGGCCGGCCTTTTTCCGGGCGGCGTACTTCCTGCCCTACGGCGTGCCGGGGGTCATTGCCACTATCCTCTGGTCATTCCTCTATGTTCCCGGCCTGAGCCCGATCATCGATGCCGCCTCAGCCGTCGGCTTGGAAGTCGATTTCCTCGGGCCACAGAGCATCTTGTGGTCCATCGCCAACATCGTGACATGGAGCTACACGGGCTACAACATGCTGATCGTCATCGCGCAGCTCAAGGCAATTCCCGGCGAGATCTACGAAGCCGCACGCTTGGACGGGGCGGGTCCACTGCGTGTGGCATGGCATATCCAGCTGCCGCTCATCAGCCCGGCACTGGTCTTGACCACGGTCTTCTCCATCATTGGCACCTTGCAGCTTTTCGCCGAAGCGCAAGTTCTCATGAGTGTCGCACCCGCCATCGACAGCCAATACACCCCTAACCTTTCCGCCTACACAACCGCGTTCGCCTACAACGACTACAATGTTGCGGCTGCGCAATCCGTTCTCATTGCCTTGGCCGCATTCGCGCTCTCATTCGCCTTCCTGCGCCTGACCAATAGGAAGTCCTCATGA
- a CDS encoding TetR/AcrR family transcriptional regulator translates to MTSNESGRRRRGPYAKSAARREQIAQAALQVFGARGYRGGTVQDVADAAGMSQTSVLHHYPNKQELLIAALKRRDAVTDGTPGTGECFAQSIVEQAQFNEGAAELIELYAALCGESTTSDHPARSYFEARFERLRGEYGAEFEFMKSIGRLRPGVDPHVAGASLLALWDGIQVQWLLSPDDVDMAGTLKAYLDLVILPES, encoded by the coding sequence GTGACGAGCAATGAATCCGGCCGCCGCCGGCGCGGTCCATATGCCAAATCTGCAGCCCGAAGGGAACAGATCGCCCAGGCTGCCCTCCAGGTATTCGGCGCGCGGGGGTATCGCGGCGGAACTGTGCAGGATGTTGCCGACGCGGCAGGCATGAGCCAAACCAGCGTTTTGCACCACTATCCGAACAAGCAGGAACTTCTCATTGCCGCTCTCAAGCGCCGCGACGCCGTCACCGACGGCACGCCGGGCACTGGTGAGTGCTTTGCCCAGTCCATTGTCGAGCAAGCGCAATTCAACGAGGGTGCCGCGGAGTTGATCGAGCTCTACGCAGCCCTTTGCGGGGAATCAACCACTTCCGATCATCCGGCGCGCTCGTATTTCGAGGCCCGCTTCGAGCGCTTGCGCGGCGAGTACGGCGCTGAATTCGAATTCATGAAGAGCATTGGTCGGCTGCGCCCCGGGGTGGACCCGCATGTGGCGGGAGCGTCGCTGCTGGCCCTGTGGGACGGGATCCAAGTGCAGTGGCTCTTGTCTCCCGACGATGTTGACATGGCTGGCACCCTCAAGGCGTATCTGGACCTGGTCATTTTGCCTGAATCATGA
- a CDS encoding carbohydrate ABC transporter permease → MTLIRRQSFEKPSSSKPAALIVTALLTIAALYFLVPVYWVVVAATKTTQDLFSTNGFLLSGDFVLWKNLGQVLAYDGGIFLRWFMNSLLYAGAGALIAAYLAAAGGYALAKYRFRGSNLVFGVVLGGVLVPGTATALPLFLLFSEMGLSNTYWSVLLPSLVSPFGLFLCRVYASSTVDSALLEAARLDGASELRIFHTIGLRVLSPALVTVFLFQLVGIWNNYFLPLVMLSDSDLYPITLGLNTWLGQVDRLPEFYELTTGGVLLSTIPLAIAMIVLQRFWRGGLTEGSVK, encoded by the coding sequence ATGACTCTGATCCGCCGCCAGTCCTTCGAAAAGCCCTCCTCTTCAAAACCAGCGGCTCTGATTGTCACGGCCTTGCTGACCATAGCCGCATTGTATTTCCTGGTCCCGGTCTACTGGGTCGTCGTTGCAGCAACGAAAACGACCCAGGACTTGTTTAGCACAAATGGTTTCCTCCTCTCCGGTGACTTCGTCCTATGGAAAAATCTGGGCCAGGTTCTGGCCTATGACGGCGGAATTTTCCTGCGCTGGTTCATGAACTCGTTGCTATACGCGGGGGCAGGGGCGCTGATTGCCGCTTACCTTGCTGCAGCTGGCGGATACGCCCTGGCCAAGTACCGTTTCCGCGGAAGCAATCTGGTCTTCGGTGTGGTCTTGGGAGGCGTTCTCGTGCCTGGAACCGCAACCGCCTTGCCCCTATTCCTGTTGTTCAGCGAAATGGGGCTGTCCAATACCTATTGGAGTGTCCTGCTGCCATCATTGGTGTCCCCGTTCGGCCTGTTCCTCTGCCGCGTTTACGCTTCCAGCACCGTGGATAGCGCGTTACTCGAAGCCGCGCGCCTGGATGGCGCAAGCGAACTGCGGATCTTCCACACGATAGGACTCAGAGTCCTGTCCCCTGCTCTGGTGACGGTATTCCTGTTCCAGCTTGTCGGAATCTGGAATAACTATTTCCTTCCCCTGGTGATGCTGTCCGATTCGGATCTCTATCCAATTACCCTGGGCCTGAACACCTGGCTGGGACAGGTTGACCGCCTGCCAGAATTCTACGAGCTGACCACCGGCGGCGTCTTGCTGTCCACTATTCCCTTGGCCATTGCCATGATCGTCCTGCAGCGCTTCTGGCGCGGGGGCCTGACCGAAGGATCCGTTAAATGA
- the galK gene encoding galactokinase — protein sequence MSISNSKETTQRMAALHQKFAKIYGHQPEGIWRAPGRVNLIGEHTDYNMGFVLPFAIDKNALVAVRRKTQLDADRQTLDFASTYGSGEHPPITSITFDELVPRAVPGWAAYPAAVLWALNQLEGVELGGIQLLVDSDVPVGSGLSSSHALEVATIVALDDLYELGLSKVQMAQLTQRAENEFVGAPTGIMDQSASLMSHAQHALFLDCRSMETQAVPLPLAQHDAVVLVMDTRVEHSHVDGGYAARRASCEQAAAALEVQSLREVTVVAELEAIEDPVAKRRAMHIVTENRRVLDTVFALREGDLDAVGKLLYQSHESMRDDYEISSEELDVAVEAAMAAGAIGARMTGGGFGGSAIALIKREHIDKVSQAVREAFDQAGYVEPAIFTVIADEGAGKA from the coding sequence ATGAGCATCAGCAACTCCAAGGAAACCACGCAGCGCATGGCCGCTTTGCACCAGAAGTTCGCCAAGATCTACGGGCACCAGCCAGAAGGCATCTGGCGCGCCCCGGGACGGGTTAACCTGATCGGCGAGCACACCGACTACAACATGGGTTTTGTGCTGCCCTTCGCCATCGACAAGAATGCGCTGGTGGCTGTGCGCCGCAAGACGCAGCTTGACGCGGATCGCCAGACACTGGATTTTGCGTCTACCTACGGGTCAGGGGAACACCCGCCGATCACCTCCATCACCTTCGATGAGCTGGTGCCGCGCGCGGTTCCCGGCTGGGCAGCGTACCCGGCGGCCGTGCTCTGGGCGCTGAACCAGCTCGAAGGGGTGGAACTCGGCGGGATCCAGCTGCTGGTGGACTCCGATGTTCCGGTGGGTTCGGGACTGTCCTCCTCGCACGCCCTGGAAGTGGCAACCATCGTGGCGTTGGATGACCTCTACGAGTTGGGCCTGTCCAAGGTGCAGATGGCGCAGTTGACCCAGCGCGCCGAGAATGAGTTCGTCGGCGCCCCGACAGGCATCATGGACCAGAGCGCCTCGCTGATGTCCCACGCCCAGCACGCCCTGTTCCTGGACTGCCGTTCCATGGAAACCCAGGCGGTGCCACTGCCGCTGGCACAGCACGATGCGGTGGTGCTGGTGATGGACACCCGGGTGGAGCATTCGCATGTTGATGGCGGGTACGCCGCCCGGCGAGCCAGCTGCGAGCAGGCCGCCGCCGCCTTGGAAGTCCAGTCGCTGCGCGAAGTCACCGTCGTGGCCGAGCTTGAAGCCATCGAGGATCCGGTAGCCAAGCGGAGGGCCATGCACATCGTGACCGAGAACCGCCGCGTGCTGGACACCGTCTTCGCACTGCGCGAAGGGGACCTGGACGCCGTGGGCAAACTGCTGTACCAGTCCCACGAATCCATGCGCGATGACTATGAGATCTCCAGTGAGGAACTGGACGTTGCCGTGGAAGCTGCGATGGCCGCCGGAGCCATTGGCGCGCGCATGACCGGTGGAGGTTTTGGCGGCAGCGCCATCGCATTGATCAAGCGCGAGCACATCGATAAGGTTAGCCAGGCGGTGCGTGAAGCATTTGACCAGGCCGGCTATGTTGAACCGGCTATTTTCACCGTGATCGCAGACGAGGGAGCAGGAAAAGCATGA
- a CDS encoding ABC transporter substrate-binding protein, with protein MPLTTRRRLLKAGLGAAALGVMTACGTAGPRSADAMPTIAPAAPGEKVRLTYWSWLKDIQRVADAFNAMHPNIHVEAVWIPSGNQGGYPKLYSALAAGGGPDLAQIEFRTLPEFMLVNGVVDLAAYGAQQYAHRYDPSLWGQVSFPNGIFGMPQDSGPMAMFYQPETLDKVGAVAPETWAQWAEIGSELRQANSYIDCFSLSDASYFVSYAAQAGAQWLRPSDDGWVINMTDDATLEVARFFDRAIDEDVVTTAISPFSPSWYAAAASGQLASVTSGNWADALVSSVAGGQGKWRVASMPKWTPGGYGSSYLGGSTVAVLANSRHPHEALEFAAWMTSTEAGISNEIAHSGIGWSPVPGIIGESREGPSEFFGGQSYNKQVIVPASKSQNPNWSWWPVTQQSFNILSDGFRRKAAGTSLVDSVVSAEQEIIAAFRNKGLKIRKEAS; from the coding sequence ATGCCATTGACAACAAGACGCCGCCTTCTCAAGGCCGGCCTGGGCGCCGCCGCCCTGGGCGTAATGACTGCATGCGGCACCGCAGGCCCCCGGTCTGCAGATGCCATGCCAACCATTGCGCCGGCCGCCCCAGGAGAAAAAGTCAGGCTGACATATTGGAGCTGGCTCAAGGATATCCAGCGAGTCGCAGATGCTTTCAACGCCATGCATCCGAATATCCATGTTGAGGCGGTTTGGATCCCCAGTGGAAATCAAGGCGGATACCCAAAGCTCTACTCTGCTCTCGCAGCAGGCGGAGGACCCGATCTGGCCCAAATCGAATTCCGCACCCTCCCGGAGTTCATGCTCGTCAATGGCGTCGTGGATCTCGCGGCGTACGGTGCGCAGCAGTACGCTCACCGATATGATCCGTCACTGTGGGGCCAGGTCAGTTTTCCCAACGGAATATTCGGCATGCCTCAGGATTCCGGGCCGATGGCAATGTTCTACCAGCCAGAAACTCTGGACAAAGTCGGCGCCGTCGCCCCGGAAACATGGGCGCAATGGGCCGAGATCGGGTCAGAACTGCGTCAAGCCAACAGCTACATCGACTGCTTCTCCCTCAGTGATGCCTCCTACTTCGTGTCCTACGCGGCACAAGCAGGAGCCCAATGGCTTCGGCCATCCGACGACGGCTGGGTCATTAATATGACCGACGACGCAACACTGGAAGTCGCCAGGTTCTTCGACCGGGCCATCGACGAAGATGTCGTAACTACCGCGATCTCGCCCTTCAGCCCGTCTTGGTATGCTGCGGCTGCATCCGGCCAGCTCGCCTCTGTCACCAGTGGGAACTGGGCTGATGCGCTTGTCAGCTCTGTCGCTGGCGGACAGGGCAAATGGAGGGTCGCATCGATGCCGAAGTGGACCCCGGGCGGATACGGCTCCAGCTACCTGGGCGGATCGACGGTTGCGGTTCTGGCTAATAGCCGCCATCCGCATGAGGCCTTGGAGTTCGCCGCCTGGATGACGTCCACGGAAGCCGGGATCAGCAACGAAATCGCGCACAGCGGCATTGGCTGGTCACCGGTTCCGGGCATCATCGGCGAGTCGCGCGAAGGCCCCTCCGAATTCTTCGGCGGGCAATCGTACAACAAGCAAGTCATTGTCCCAGCCAGCAAATCGCAGAATCCCAATTGGAGCTGGTGGCCGGTCACCCAGCAATCCTTCAATATCCTTTCCGACGGATTCCGCCGGAAAGCCGCCGGAACCAGCTTGGTCGATTCGGTGGTATCCGCAGAGCAGGAAATCATTGCGGCATTCCGCAACAAGGGCCTGAAGATCCGCAAGGAGGCATCATGA